A stretch of the uncultured Trichococcus sp. genome encodes the following:
- the murC gene encoding UDP-N-acetylmuramate--L-alanine ligase has product METETIYHFVGIKGSGMSALALILHGKGYRVQGSDVETYFFTQKGLDDAGITIMPFSEANITPDLTVIAGNAFPDSHEEIAKAKELGLTVIRYHDFIGELIKNYTSVAITGSHGKTSTTGLLSHVLDGIAPTSYLIGDGTGFGREDAEYFVLEACEYRRHFLAYSPDYAIITNIDFDHPDYYEDINDVYSAFAAFASQVKKGIIACGEDAYVRELKGKYPVTFYGFAEDNDVVAKNVTKNTNGSQFDVEINGELFGHFEIPSFGTHNILNSLAILTFCWLEGLDKDKVAAQLKTFSGVKRRFSEKYISDMVVIDDYAHHPSEIRATLDAARQKYPSKEIIAIFQPHTFTRTVALLSEFAESLELADKVFLCDIFGSAREKNGQVSIGDLADKIEKGATVLNVNNMSPLLEFHDAVAIFMGAGDVQKFELAYEELLSHSVPTKN; this is encoded by the coding sequence ATGGAAACGGAAACGATTTATCATTTTGTCGGCATCAAAGGTTCTGGGATGAGTGCGTTGGCATTGATCCTGCATGGAAAAGGCTACCGTGTCCAAGGCTCGGATGTCGAAACTTATTTCTTTACGCAAAAAGGCTTGGATGATGCTGGTATCACAATCATGCCATTCAGTGAAGCAAATATCACACCGGATTTGACGGTCATTGCAGGGAATGCTTTCCCTGATTCCCATGAGGAAATCGCGAAGGCGAAAGAACTCGGATTGACGGTCATCCGCTACCATGATTTCATAGGCGAGTTGATCAAAAATTATACAAGTGTCGCTATTACCGGTTCACATGGTAAAACGAGCACAACTGGCTTGTTGTCCCATGTTCTGGACGGAATCGCCCCGACAAGTTATCTGATCGGCGACGGCACTGGTTTCGGTCGGGAAGATGCGGAGTATTTCGTTTTGGAAGCCTGCGAATACAGACGTCATTTCTTGGCTTACTCACCCGATTATGCCATCATCACGAACATCGATTTCGATCATCCGGATTATTATGAGGACATCAATGATGTTTACAGCGCGTTTGCTGCGTTTGCATCCCAAGTGAAAAAAGGCATCATCGCTTGTGGGGAGGATGCCTATGTCCGTGAACTGAAAGGCAAATATCCGGTAACGTTTTACGGGTTCGCTGAAGACAATGATGTTGTCGCCAAAAATGTCACGAAAAACACAAACGGCAGTCAGTTCGATGTGGAAATAAATGGCGAGTTGTTCGGTCATTTTGAAATCCCATCATTCGGCACGCACAACATCCTCAACTCATTGGCCATCCTCACATTCTGCTGGTTGGAAGGATTGGACAAAGACAAGGTTGCTGCCCAGTTGAAGACCTTCTCAGGCGTAAAACGTCGCTTCAGCGAGAAATACATTTCGGATATGGTCGTCATCGATGATTACGCCCACCACCCATCCGAAATCCGTGCTACCCTGGATGCAGCCAGACAGAAATACCCTTCGAAAGAAATCATTGCGATTTTCCAACCGCATACCTTCACGCGTACGGTAGCTCTACTCAGCGAGTTCGCTGAGTCGTTGGAACTGGCCGATAAGGTCTTCCTTTGCGATATCTTCGGATCCGCACGCGAAAAGAACGGTCAGGTTTCGATCGGCGACTTGGCCGATAAAATCGAAAAAGGCGCTACAGTATTGAACGTCAACAACATGTCGCCGTTGCTGGAGTTCCATGATGCTGTCGCCATTTTCATGGGGGCTGGAGATGTTCAGAAATTTGAACTGGCTTATGAAGAACTGCTGAGCCACAGTGTGCCGACAAAAAATTAA
- a CDS encoding YtpR family tRNA-binding protein, translated as MWLSFYNREAVGDTLMLTKGDIAVRQEQACESKGNVTRIFNNRTNETMGYNLFSISDTLTLDAKGQVILSDEEVAKVNALIQAAGFSDAVVVDRSPKFVVGYVKECVPHEDSDHLSVTQTEVDNGEVLQIVCGAANIKKGQRVVVAKPGAVMPNGLIIWPGELRGVASHGMICSAKELQLENASPKKGILVLDDSYATGAAFSK; from the coding sequence ATGTGGTTAAGTTTTTATAATCGTGAAGCAGTCGGGGATACATTGATGTTGACGAAAGGGGACATCGCCGTCCGCCAAGAACAAGCCTGCGAATCAAAAGGCAATGTGACGCGCATTTTCAACAACCGTACGAATGAAACGATGGGCTATAATCTGTTTTCGATTTCAGATACGCTTACGTTGGATGCAAAGGGACAAGTCATCCTTTCCGATGAGGAAGTCGCAAAAGTGAATGCTTTGATCCAAGCGGCAGGTTTCAGTGACGCTGTCGTCGTCGATCGTTCGCCTAAATTTGTTGTGGGCTACGTCAAGGAATGCGTGCCGCATGAAGACTCCGACCATCTGTCCGTTACGCAAACGGAAGTGGACAACGGTGAAGTGCTGCAGATCGTCTGCGGTGCAGCCAACATCAAAAAAGGCCAACGCGTCGTCGTGGCCAAACCGGGCGCGGTCATGCCCAACGGTTTGATCATCTGGCCGGGTGAATTGCGCGGCGTAGCCAGCCACGGCATGATCTGTTCAGCCAAAGAATTGCAATTGGAGAACGCAAGCCCTAAAAAAGGCATCCTTGTGTTGGATGACAGCTATGCAACAGGCGCAGCGTTCTCCAAATAA
- a CDS encoding thioredoxin family protein — MDKLKDLDQFKELRDSGKTVFVFMTGWCPDCHYIRPFMPEVENKFADFRFVEIDRDDFGTLGEALQISGIPSFVVYDRGELLGRFVSRNRKTQKEIEAFLGEL; from the coding sequence ATGGATAAACTGAAAGATTTGGATCAATTCAAAGAACTGCGCGATTCGGGAAAAACAGTATTCGTCTTCATGACCGGTTGGTGCCCGGATTGCCATTACATCCGTCCGTTCATGCCCGAGGTGGAGAATAAATTCGCGGATTTTCGTTTCGTCGAAATAGACCGCGATGATTTCGGCACGTTGGGAGAAGCTCTGCAGATTTCCGGAATCCCGAGCTTCGTCGTCTATGACCGGGGAGAGCTTTTGGGACGTTTCGTTTCACGCAACCGGAAGACGCAAAAAGAGATTGAAGCCTTTTTGGGTGAATTGTGA
- the pepA gene encoding glutamyl aminopeptidase encodes MEDKTFAMIKELTELQGTSGNERNIRNYMQERMAPLVDRIETDGLGGIFGIREHEDETAPRIMVAAHMDEVGFMVSGITERGLFRVVPLGGWNAYVVSAQRYTLQTSKGDIPAISSSVPPHLLRGEGEGKKVKVTDILFDAGFDSKEEAMSFGVRPGDTIVPQTETIWTANKKKIISKAWDNRYGNTVVLETLEALKNEKLPNTLIAGANVQEEVGLRGTKGAVHKFKPDLFFAVDCSAADDLTTTKDTFGHLGEGFLLRIQDPGMITLKGMREFLLDTAETHDIPYQYFVSKGGTDAGAAHVMNDGVPSAVIGVCARYIHTHQTMFHIDDYAAAKEMVAQVIKTLDKSTYETIMAMN; translated from the coding sequence ATGGAAGATAAAACATTTGCTATGATCAAAGAATTGACGGAATTGCAGGGGACAAGCGGAAACGAGCGCAATATCCGGAACTACATGCAGGAGAGAATGGCGCCCCTCGTGGATCGCATCGAAACGGACGGCTTGGGCGGCATTTTCGGGATCAGAGAGCATGAAGATGAAACGGCACCGCGCATCATGGTGGCGGCACACATGGATGAAGTGGGTTTCATGGTATCCGGCATCACGGAACGGGGATTGTTCCGGGTCGTGCCGCTCGGCGGCTGGAATGCCTATGTCGTTTCGGCACAGCGTTATACGCTACAGACTTCAAAAGGTGATATTCCTGCGATCTCATCTTCTGTTCCGCCGCATTTGTTGCGCGGGGAGGGTGAAGGGAAAAAAGTCAAAGTGACGGATATCCTGTTCGATGCTGGCTTTGATTCGAAAGAAGAAGCGATGTCATTCGGAGTGCGTCCAGGAGATACAATCGTTCCCCAAACCGAAACGATCTGGACCGCAAACAAAAAGAAAATCATCTCAAAAGCGTGGGACAACCGTTACGGGAACACAGTCGTTTTGGAAACGCTGGAAGCATTGAAAAATGAAAAGCTGCCGAATACGTTGATTGCCGGTGCAAACGTACAGGAAGAGGTAGGACTGCGGGGGACAAAAGGGGCCGTGCACAAATTCAAGCCCGATCTGTTCTTTGCGGTGGATTGTTCCGCTGCCGATGATCTGACGACGACCAAGGATACGTTCGGTCATCTGGGGGAAGGTTTCCTTTTGCGGATCCAGGATCCCGGCATGATCACGTTGAAAGGGATGCGCGAATTCCTGCTGGATACGGCGGAAACGCATGATATCCCTTATCAGTATTTCGTTTCCAAAGGCGGAACGGATGCGGGTGCCGCCCATGTCATGAACGACGGGGTGCCTAGCGCGGTCATCGGCGTCTGCGCCCGCTACATCCACACACATCAGACCATGTTCCACATCGACGATTATGCGGCAGCCAAGGAAATGGTCGCACAAGTCATCAAAACCTTGGACAAGAGCACTTATGAAACCATCATGGCCATGAACTGA
- a CDS encoding PepSY domain-containing protein: protein MNFLEKCMCKKHKEEILGGILFGAGLVLGSVVTALCYEQKRTVNGDKILENVKKMFLAEAPIEGSWIELHPVPLNRYSSKTDVYYGGISRKEDGVLVQYEFIADAYTGTILDLYKL from the coding sequence ATGAACTTTTTGGAAAAATGCATGTGCAAAAAACACAAAGAAGAAATCTTGGGCGGTATTTTATTCGGAGCCGGACTCGTACTTGGCTCAGTCGTGACAGCCCTTTGCTACGAACAGAAGCGGACCGTAAACGGCGACAAGATCCTGGAAAACGTCAAAAAGATGTTCTTGGCTGAAGCTCCGATCGAAGGATCATGGATCGAACTGCACCCTGTCCCGCTCAATCGCTATTCTTCAAAAACGGATGTCTATTACGGCGGAATTTCCCGTAAAGAGGATGGCGTATTGGTGCAATACGAATTCATCGCCGACGCCTACACTGGAACCATCTTGGATCTCTATAAATTGTAA
- the trmB gene encoding tRNA (guanosine(46)-N7)-methyltransferase TrmB codes for MRVRNKPWAAEKLAESTQYVVMEPADWKGKWQERFGNDQPIHVEIGSGKGQFIVEMARMHPEVNYIGIERQTSVAVMTLDKMIEAGLKNVQLLNTDGENVADFFEEGEVDRVYLNFSDPWPKSKHDKRRLTYKKFLRNYEQILVSGGEIHFKTDNQGLFEYSLASFSQYGMTLKQVWLDLHKSDFEGNIMTEYEAKFSSRGDRIYRVEAAFPKKETVDSEK; via the coding sequence ATGCGCGTAAGAAATAAACCATGGGCTGCCGAAAAGTTGGCTGAGAGTACCCAATATGTTGTGATGGAACCAGCGGATTGGAAAGGGAAATGGCAGGAGCGCTTCGGCAACGACCAACCGATCCACGTCGAAATCGGTTCCGGCAAAGGCCAGTTCATCGTCGAGATGGCTCGCATGCATCCGGAAGTGAATTACATCGGTATCGAACGTCAGACGAGCGTGGCGGTCATGACGCTTGATAAGATGATCGAAGCGGGTCTGAAAAATGTCCAGTTGCTGAATACGGACGGAGAGAATGTAGCGGATTTCTTTGAGGAAGGCGAAGTGGATCGCGTCTACCTGAACTTTTCCGATCCATGGCCAAAGTCCAAACACGACAAACGCCGCTTGACCTACAAAAAATTCCTGCGCAACTATGAGCAGATTTTGGTTTCCGGCGGAGAAATCCATTTCAAGACGGATAACCAAGGCCTTTTCGAATATTCGTTGGCGAGCTTCTCGCAGTATGGAATGACTTTGAAGCAAGTCTGGTTGGATCTGCACAAGAGTGATTTTGAGGGGAACATCATGACGGAGTACGAAGCGAAGTTCTCTTCAAGAGGAGACCGCATCTACCGCGTAGAAGCAGCATTCCCGAAAAAAGAAACGGTTGATTCAGAAAAATAG
- a CDS encoding phosphotransferase family protein, with protein sequence MDYKMDSGWRLHPIGGDTGQAYMGTRAEERVFLKRNSSPFLAALSVEGITPRLIWTKRVGNGDVLTAQEWLNGRELNPDEMKGKSVREILHRIHHSENLLKMLQKVKGEVFNPINFYNLYVADLPDDLKSNSVLQQAAEYVKNSIASIDDSQKTVCHGDVNRKNFLLDEEDRLYLVDWEMVKIADPFSDISTLLVQYVPYEEWRVWLEQYGLRMNDNMERRLEWYSMMVCLSMIKKSHSQERNLEMNQLILLLKKLYQNRINSYL encoded by the coding sequence ATGGATTATAAAATGGACTCAGGGTGGCGGCTACATCCCATCGGAGGAGATACAGGACAAGCTTATATGGGTACCAGAGCCGAGGAAAGAGTCTTTTTGAAAAGAAACTCTTCGCCTTTCTTAGCTGCGCTTTCTGTTGAGGGGATCACGCCGAGGTTGATCTGGACCAAACGGGTCGGCAACGGGGACGTCCTGACAGCTCAAGAATGGCTCAACGGCAGGGAGTTGAATCCGGATGAGATGAAAGGGAAGAGCGTACGCGAGATTCTGCATCGCATCCATCATTCAGAAAATCTCCTGAAGATGCTTCAGAAGGTAAAAGGGGAAGTCTTCAACCCGATCAACTTCTACAACCTGTACGTCGCTGATTTGCCGGATGACCTGAAATCCAATTCGGTCCTTCAACAAGCGGCTGAATATGTGAAGAACAGCATCGCCAGCATCGATGACTCGCAAAAGACAGTCTGCCACGGAGATGTTAATCGGAAAAATTTCCTGTTGGATGAGGAAGACCGGCTATATCTGGTGGATTGGGAAATGGTCAAAATTGCCGATCCGTTCTCGGACATCAGCACCTTGCTGGTCCAATACGTTCCCTATGAGGAATGGAGAGTATGGTTGGAGCAGTACGGCTTGCGGATGAATGACAATATGGAACGCCGTTTGGAGTGGTACAGCATGATGGTGTGCCTCAGCATGATCAAAAAGAGCCACTCACAGGAACGCAATCTGGAGATGAACCAATTGATTCTGTTGCTGAAAAAGCTGTATCAGAACCGCATCAACAGTTATTTATGA